One window of Pseudomonas sp. ML2-2023-3 genomic DNA carries:
- a CDS encoding lytic murein transglycosylase: protein MPLSHKRGWPMRQLIAASSVILLVACAEKPTAADAQPLPVTPPAPAVTTSAPGTTDTPFVQPAQSFSEWQANFRVQALKAGISPQVFDNAFAGVTPDMSVIKADRSQPEFSRPVWEYLDGALSPLRVRNGQRLLEQNAELLSRIEQRYGVDRQALVSVWGMESNFGSFQGNKSVIRSLATLAYEGRRPEFAQSQLISALKIIQQGDISADKMLGSWAGAMGQTQFIPTTYETHAVDFDGDGRRDIWNSSADALASTAHYLQSSGWKQGQPWGFEVMLPASFDYALADGAVKKSVAEWQQLGVLVPESSAAGSEQLSATLLLPAGYRGPAFLVLDNFRAILRYNNSSSYALAVGLLSQRFNGGGTILAAWPKDDRPLSRSERVELQTLLSQRNYDAGNADGIIGANTRKAIRSAQQAMGWPADGYPSHKLLESLRSR, encoded by the coding sequence ATGCCCTTAAGTCATAAACGTGGTTGGCCGATGCGCCAACTGATCGCTGCTTCCAGCGTCATCCTTTTAGTCGCCTGCGCCGAGAAACCTACCGCAGCCGATGCCCAACCCTTGCCTGTGACGCCTCCCGCCCCAGCGGTGACCACCAGCGCGCCAGGCACCACCGACACACCTTTTGTCCAGCCCGCCCAGAGCTTCAGCGAGTGGCAGGCCAACTTCCGCGTTCAGGCCCTCAAAGCCGGAATCAGCCCGCAGGTGTTCGATAACGCCTTTGCTGGCGTCACACCCGACATGAGCGTGATCAAGGCCGACCGCAGCCAGCCTGAATTCAGCCGCCCTGTCTGGGAATACCTCGACGGCGCCCTGTCACCCTTGCGTGTGCGTAATGGTCAGCGTTTGCTGGAGCAAAACGCCGAGTTGCTGAGCCGCATCGAACAGCGTTATGGCGTCGACCGCCAGGCACTGGTGTCGGTCTGGGGCATGGAGAGCAACTTCGGCTCGTTCCAGGGCAACAAATCCGTCATCCGATCGCTGGCCACCCTGGCCTACGAAGGGCGTCGCCCGGAATTCGCTCAAAGCCAATTGATCTCGGCGCTGAAAATCATTCAGCAAGGTGATATCAGCGCCGACAAAATGCTCGGCTCCTGGGCTGGCGCAATGGGCCAGACCCAGTTCATTCCGACGACCTATGAAACCCACGCCGTGGATTTCGACGGTGACGGTCGTCGTGACATCTGGAACAGCTCTGCCGACGCCCTGGCCTCGACTGCGCATTACCTGCAAAGCTCTGGCTGGAAACAAGGCCAGCCGTGGGGCTTTGAAGTCATGTTGCCTGCCAGCTTTGACTACGCGCTGGCGGATGGTGCTGTCAAAAAGAGCGTCGCCGAATGGCAGCAACTGGGGGTATTAGTGCCTGAAAGTTCTGCAGCCGGCTCAGAGCAGTTGAGCGCTACCCTGCTGCTGCCGGCAGGCTACCGTGGTCCGGCGTTCCTGGTGCTGGATAACTTCCGCGCTATCTTGCGCTACAACAATTCATCGTCCTATGCGCTGGCCGTAGGCCTGTTGTCTCAGCGCTTCAACGGGGGCGGAACCATTTTGGCTGCGTGGCCAAAAGATGACCGACCGCTGAGCCGTTCCGAACGCGTAGAGCTGCAAACACTGCTGAGCCAGCGCAATTACGATGCGGGCAATGCGGATGGCATTATTGGCGCCAATACGCGCAAAGCAATTCGCAGCGCGCAGCAAGCTATGGGTTGGCCTGCAGATGGCTACCCGAGTCACAAGTTGCTGGAGAGTTTGCGTAGCCGCTGA
- the lipB gene encoding lipoyl(octanoyl) transferase LipB: MSQVLGIRELGQLDYERTWLAMQRFTDERKLEPDTQDEVWLVQHPPVFTQGQAGKAEHLLLPGDIPVVKSDRGGQVTYHGPGQLVAYLMLDVRRLGYGVRELVSRMEQCLIDLLASYGVSAAAKPDAPGVYVDGAKIASLGLRIRNGCSFHGLALNVDMDLEPFRRINPCGYAGLAMTQLRDHAGPIEFAEVGARLRVQLVKHLDYAEQTTLTGGID, translated from the coding sequence ATGTCGCAGGTCTTGGGTATTCGCGAACTGGGTCAGCTTGATTACGAGCGCACCTGGCTGGCGATGCAGCGCTTCACCGATGAGCGCAAGCTTGAGCCGGACACGCAAGATGAAGTCTGGCTGGTGCAGCATCCGCCGGTGTTTACCCAAGGCCAGGCAGGCAAGGCCGAGCATCTGCTGTTACCGGGTGATATCCCGGTGGTGAAGTCGGATCGCGGTGGTCAGGTGACCTATCATGGCCCTGGCCAGCTGGTTGCTTACCTGATGCTTGACGTGCGTCGGCTGGGTTATGGCGTGCGTGAGCTGGTCTCGCGGATGGAGCAGTGCCTGATCGACCTTCTCGCCAGCTATGGCGTGAGCGCGGCGGCCAAGCCCGATGCGCCCGGCGTGTATGTTGACGGCGCGAAAATCGCTTCTCTGGGGCTGCGGATCCGCAATGGCTGCTCCTTCCATGGTCTGGCCCTGAATGTGGACATGGACCTGGAACCGTTTCGACGGATTAACCCCTGTGGTTATGCGGGGCTGGCGATGACCCAGCTGCGTGACCATGCAGGGCCGATTGAATTTGCCGAGGTAGGTGCCCGGCTGCGTGTGCAGCTCGTCAAACACCTCGACTATGCTGAGCAGACGACCCTGACGGGCGGAATCGACTGA
- a CDS encoding DUF493 domain-containing protein: MTDTEVKAPKIEFPNVDYPVKVISDTGVGNKDRIIDIVKKHATVNDDRVDERQSTNGKYTTIQLHIVATDQDQLYNINSELRATGFVHMVL, from the coding sequence ATGACCGATACTGAAGTAAAGGCGCCAAAGATCGAATTCCCCAACGTTGATTACCCGGTTAAGGTGATCAGCGACACGGGTGTGGGCAACAAGGACAGGATCATCGACATCGTCAAGAAACACGCGACGGTCAACGATGATCGTGTCGACGAGCGCCAGAGCACCAACGGCAAGTACACGACCATCCAGTTGCACATCGTGGCAACAGATCAGGATCAGCTCTACAACATCAACAGCGAACTGCGAGCCACCGGCTTCGTACACATGGTGCTGTGA
- the arfA gene encoding alternative ribosome rescue factor ArfA, which produces MSKRPNKAKSIVAQPLFRSRQERPAKGKGSYRREAFQSRDREAFYFLAA; this is translated from the coding sequence ATGAGCAAGCGCCCCAACAAGGCCAAATCCATCGTCGCCCAACCCCTGTTCCGCAGCCGCCAGGAACGCCCCGCCAAAGGCAAAGGCAGCTACCGCCGCGAAGCCTTCCAGTCGAGAGACCGGGAGGCTTTTTACTTTCTGGCTGCCTGA
- a CDS encoding D-alanyl-D-alanine carboxypeptidase family protein, with translation MNITTLAKRLCLLVPLIVTPAAWAVEMMPSPPQLAAKSYVLMDASSGNVLVENNGDQRLPPASLTKLMTAYIATLEIRRGQIGENDPVTVSENAWRTGGSRMFIKVGTQVSVSDLLHGIIIQSGNDASVALSEHIAGSEDAFADMMNKTAGELGMSNSHFMNPTGLPNPEHYSSAHDMALLARAIIHEDPTHYAIYSQKEFFWNGIKQPNRNLLLWRDKTVDGLKTGHTDEAGYCMVSSAVRDGQRLIAVVFGTNSEVARAAETQKLLTYGFRFFETQTFYQKGVELAQAPVWKGTTNQVKAGLAEDLTMTLPKGQLKKLAASMTMNPQLMAPIAQGDVIGKVEVKLDDKVVHSADLIALEPVEEGGIFRRVWDSIRLFFYGLFN, from the coding sequence ATGAACATCACCACTTTAGCCAAACGCCTGTGCCTGCTTGTACCGCTGATCGTCACTCCTGCCGCCTGGGCAGTCGAGATGATGCCGTCGCCGCCACAACTTGCAGCCAAGTCCTATGTTCTGATGGATGCCAGCAGCGGTAACGTGCTGGTTGAGAACAACGGCGACCAGCGTCTGCCGCCAGCCAGCCTCACCAAGCTGATGACTGCTTACATCGCGACCCTGGAAATCCGTCGCGGCCAGATCGGCGAAAATGATCCTGTCACCGTCAGCGAAAACGCCTGGCGTACCGGTGGTTCGCGGATGTTCATCAAGGTCGGCACTCAAGTGTCGGTCAGTGACCTGCTGCACGGCATCATCATTCAGTCGGGTAACGACGCAAGCGTGGCCTTGTCCGAGCACATCGCCGGCAGCGAAGACGCCTTTGCCGACATGATGAACAAGACCGCCGGCGAGTTGGGCATGTCCAACAGCCACTTCATGAACCCGACTGGCCTGCCAAACCCTGAGCATTACTCGTCGGCCCACGACATGGCGTTGCTGGCCCGTGCCATCATTCACGAAGACCCGACTCACTACGCGATCTACTCGCAGAAAGAGTTCTTCTGGAACGGCATCAAGCAGCCTAACCGCAACCTGTTGCTGTGGCGTGACAAGACCGTTGACGGTCTGAAAACCGGTCACACCGACGAAGCAGGCTATTGCATGGTGTCGTCGGCTGTTCGTGATGGTCAGCGACTGATTGCCGTGGTGTTTGGTACCAACAGCGAAGTCGCCCGTGCTGCCGAAACACAGAAGCTGCTGACCTACGGTTTCCGCTTCTTCGAAACCCAGACGTTCTATCAGAAGGGTGTAGAGCTGGCTCAGGCCCCGGTCTGGAAAGGCACCACCAATCAAGTCAAGGCCGGCCTGGCCGAAGACTTGACCATGACTCTGCCTAAAGGCCAATTGAAAAAGCTGGCTGCAAGCATGACCATGAACCCGCAACTGATGGCCCCTATCGCCCAAGGCGATGTGATCGGCAAGGTTGAGGTCAAGCTGGACGACAAGGTTGTGCACAGTGCCGACCTGATCGCACTGGAGCCCGTTGAGGAAGGCGGTATTTTCCGACGCGTTTGGGACAGCATCCGTCTATTCTTCTACGGTCTGTTCAACTGA
- a CDS encoding LD-carboxypeptidase: MTNRSTAPVSFKTHSAVPALPAGGVIALIAPAGPAELDLKLATQWMHDRGYQLRVFPGVWEKDGYLAGSDAVRLRDLHDAFADDSIDGIFCLRGGYGSPRLLDGIDFELLRNHPKPFVGYSDITALHLAITRYAGFVTFHGPMLNADLLGNKQPPTESSLLRMLGGQQLPVLEHPAAYPLTTLVSGCASGRLLGGNLSMICATLGTAFELDGEGIILFIEDVNEPLYRVDRLLTHLRLAGKLDKVRGVLVGDVAGVDVRALERLLTQELGGLGIPVLAGWRSGHCDPNLTLPMGAQVRLDADQQLLVLEQAVVTVKT; this comes from the coding sequence ATGACAAACCGGAGCACCGCGCCCGTGTCTTTCAAGACCCACAGCGCGGTGCCCGCGTTGCCCGCTGGTGGGGTGATCGCCCTGATCGCCCCGGCCGGTCCCGCCGAACTTGATCTGAAACTCGCCACCCAATGGATGCATGACCGCGGCTATCAGTTGCGCGTATTTCCGGGCGTGTGGGAAAAGGACGGCTACCTCGCAGGCTCTGATGCCGTGCGTTTACGCGACCTGCACGACGCCTTTGCCGATGACAGCATTGATGGGATTTTTTGCCTGCGCGGTGGCTACGGATCCCCGCGCTTGCTTGATGGCATCGATTTCGAGCTTCTGCGCAACCATCCCAAGCCTTTTGTGGGGTATAGCGATATCACCGCGCTGCATCTGGCGATTACACGTTACGCAGGCTTTGTGACTTTCCACGGGCCGATGCTGAACGCCGACCTGCTGGGTAACAAGCAACCGCCGACAGAATCCTCACTGCTACGCATGCTTGGCGGGCAGCAACTGCCTGTGCTGGAGCATCCTGCAGCTTACCCGCTGACAACCCTTGTGTCAGGTTGCGCCAGTGGCCGTTTGCTGGGCGGCAATCTATCCATGATCTGCGCCACCCTCGGGACGGCGTTTGAGCTGGATGGCGAAGGCATCATCCTGTTTATCGAGGACGTGAACGAGCCGTTGTACCGGGTCGACCGTCTGCTCACGCATTTGCGTCTGGCAGGCAAGCTCGACAAGGTGCGTGGCGTCCTTGTAGGGGATGTGGCTGGGGTTGATGTACGGGCGCTGGAGCGGTTGCTCACACAGGAATTGGGCGGGCTTGGCATTCCCGTGCTGGCCGGATGGCGCAGCGGGCATTGTGATCCAAACCTGACCTTGCCGATGGGGGCTCAAGTGCGGCTGGATGCTGATCAGCAGTTATTGGTACTTGAGCAGGCTGTGGTCACAGTCAAAACCTGA
- a CDS encoding septal ring lytic transglycosylase RlpA family protein encodes MPFLAIRTPLKLAACAALALLVVSCSSSRSTTPQTSGGVSSKPGLDINRAHKDGAPWWDVDVSRIPDATPTLHSGPYKAAPYSVLGKTYFPMQESKTYVASGTASWYGTKFHGQNTANGEVYDLYGMSAAHKTLPLPSYVKVTNLDNGKAVVLRVNDRGPFYSDRIIDLSYAAAKKLGYAETGTARVKVEGIDPQAWWAQRGRPAPLMLNEPKMAQNTGPTVSTGKIEQWTPPAQQHAADVVPVSTLPKGQGTYLQVGAFANPDAAELLRSKLSGMVSTPVFISSIVRNQQTLHRVRLGPIASAGEVQQTQNSVRQANLGQPSVVTSDQ; translated from the coding sequence ATGCCGTTTCTAGCGATCCGCACACCTTTGAAACTCGCTGCCTGCGCCGCCCTGGCGTTGCTGGTGGTGAGCTGCTCCAGCAGCCGTTCGACGACCCCGCAAACCTCTGGCGGTGTCAGTTCCAAGCCGGGCCTGGACATCAACCGCGCCCATAAAGATGGTGCGCCGTGGTGGGATGTCGACGTATCCCGTATCCCGGATGCCACGCCGACCCTGCACAGCGGTCCTTACAAGGCCGCGCCGTATTCGGTGCTGGGCAAGACCTACTTTCCGATGCAAGAGTCCAAGACCTATGTGGCTTCTGGCACTGCGTCCTGGTACGGCACCAAGTTTCACGGTCAGAACACGGCCAATGGCGAAGTGTATGACCTGTACGGCATGAGCGCGGCGCACAAAACCCTGCCGTTGCCCAGCTACGTCAAAGTGACCAACCTCGATAACGGCAAGGCCGTGGTCCTGCGGGTCAACGACCGTGGCCCGTTTTATTCGGATCGCATCATCGACCTCTCCTACGCTGCCGCCAAGAAACTGGGCTATGCCGAAACCGGTACGGCACGGGTCAAGGTTGAAGGGATTGACCCGCAAGCCTGGTGGGCCCAGCGTGGTCGTCCGGCTCCCTTGATGCTCAATGAGCCGAAAATGGCCCAGAACACCGGGCCGACCGTCTCTACCGGCAAGATTGAGCAATGGACGCCGCCGGCCCAGCAGCACGCCGCCGATGTGGTACCGGTCAGCACACTGCCCAAGGGCCAGGGTACGTATTTGCAGGTAGGCGCCTTTGCCAATCCGGACGCCGCCGAGTTGCTTCGTTCCAAGCTCAGTGGCATGGTCAGCACCCCAGTATTCATCAGCTCGATTGTGCGCAATCAGCAAACCTTGCATCGAGTGCGCCTGGGGCCCATTGCCTCGGCGGGTGAAGTACAGCAAACGCAAAACAGCGTGCGCCAGGCCAATTTGGGTCAGCCAAGCGTTGTGACGTCGGATCAGTAA
- the lipA gene encoding lipoyl synthase: MTTAQDAVQTLIPTLDISERAARASEARSKVETGVKLRGAEKVARIPVKIIPTTELPKKPDWIRVRIPVSPEVDRIKSLLRKHKLHSVCEEASCPNLGECFSGGTATFMIMGDICTRRCPFCDVGHGRPKPLDVNEPESLAIAIADLRLKYVVITSVDRDDLRDGGAQHFADCIREIRKLSPGVLLETLVPDYRGRMDVALEITAAEPPDVFNHNLETVPRLYKAARPGSDYQWSLTLLQRFKQMMPHIPTKSGLMLGLGETDEEVIEVMKRMREHDIDMLTLGQYLQPSRNHLPVQRFVHPDVFAWFAEEGYKMGFKNVASGPLVRSSYHADEQAKLVKSMLVSA; this comes from the coding sequence ATGACTACTGCGCAAGACGCTGTTCAAACCCTGATCCCAACGCTGGATATCTCAGAACGTGCAGCCCGCGCCAGCGAGGCCCGTTCCAAGGTTGAGACCGGCGTTAAGTTGCGCGGTGCCGAAAAGGTTGCGCGTATCCCGGTAAAGATCATTCCGACCACCGAGCTGCCGAAGAAGCCTGACTGGATTCGTGTACGCATTCCGGTTTCGCCTGAAGTCGACCGTATCAAGTCATTGCTGCGCAAGCACAAGCTGCACAGCGTGTGCGAAGAAGCTTCCTGCCCGAACTTGGGCGAGTGCTTCTCGGGTGGCACCGCGACCTTCATGATCATGGGCGACATCTGCACCCGCCGCTGCCCGTTCTGCGATGTGGGTCACGGTCGACCGAAGCCACTGGACGTCAACGAGCCTGAAAGCCTGGCCATCGCCATTGCTGACCTGCGCCTGAAGTACGTGGTGATCACCTCGGTAGACCGCGACGACCTGCGTGACGGCGGTGCCCAGCACTTTGCCGATTGCATCCGCGAGATCCGCAAGCTGTCGCCGGGCGTTCTGCTTGAAACCCTCGTGCCGGATTACCGTGGTCGCATGGACGTTGCGCTGGAAATCACCGCAGCCGAGCCGCCTGACGTGTTCAACCACAACCTCGAAACCGTGCCGCGCCTGTATAAGGCCGCCCGCCCTGGTTCCGACTACCAGTGGTCGCTGACCTTGCTCCAGCGCTTCAAGCAGATGATGCCGCACATCCCGACCAAGTCCGGCCTGATGCTGGGTCTGGGCGAGACGGATGAAGAAGTCATCGAAGTCATGAAGCGCATGCGCGAACACGACATCGACATGCTGACCCTGGGTCAGTACTTGCAGCCATCGCGCAACCACTTGCCGGTACAGCGTTTCGTGCACCCGGACGTTTTCGCCTGGTTCGCCGAAGAAGGCTACAAAATGGGCTTCAAAAACGTGGCATCCGGCCCGTTGGTACGTTCTTCGTATCACGCGGATGAACAAGCCAAGCTGGTCAAATCCATGCTGGTGAGTGCCTGA